The following proteins are encoded in a genomic region of Arachis ipaensis cultivar K30076 chromosome B02, Araip1.1, whole genome shotgun sequence:
- the LOC110267396 gene encoding uncharacterized protein LOC110267396 isoform X1: MSLSLSLSSSFILCFRLLVISQTKTLIKRPTNKIFISIFDSLFLSLETDIDGDQTMTTSKNIHSDNYVNLVSSSSSESSDEEDKGVPNQKYHHHDLDIDTTVCVLNQFILDDSILAEYGRKEGGDSSDDEIQVLKEFDVEDKKCGGCDDNDNNRKGDNNSMELLSWVKNVAVNSYGESKVSLTCNNKNPKKKKVLSYREAASNKKRFRSSREQQFWKSQKMCPSLYEEEPKDGMYNLRKKLKKNNNGRFSSKKSTFSIRTSLIASLDPDDSKEQQEKKHMVKKVSNNSKQKSFFDRHVRVKHVPIGPRHQIMVPEWNGGGAASSESDSKWFGTRIWPLKDGMNPRVMIERDPIGKGRQDSCGCSARGLVDCVGFHVAEKRTKLKLELGRAFYELDLDKPRADTKRLLSEEEEE, from the exons ATGTctttgtctctctctctctcttcgtctTTTATTCTCTGTTTTAGACTTTTAGTCATTTCTCAAACTAAAACACTCATCAAAAGACCCACCAATAAAATCTTCATTTCAATTTtcgattctctctttctctctctagaaactg ATATCGACGGTGATCAAACAATGACAACATCGAAAAATATTCATAGTGATAACTATGTGAATCTTGTGAGTTCATCATCATCAGagtcaagtgatgaggaagacaagGGAGTTCCTAACCAAAAATATCATCATCATGATCTGGATATAGATACAACGGTATGTGTATTGAATCAATTCATTCTCGATGACTCAATTCTCGCCGAGTATGGTAGAAAAGAAGGAGGAGATAGTAGTGACGATGAAATACAAGTGTTGAaggaatttgatgttgaagataaAAAATGTGGTGGTTGTGACGACAATGATAATAACAGAAAAGGTGACAATAATTCAATGGAATTATTGAGTTGGGTTAAAAATGTTGCGGTGAATTCTTATGGTGAATCTAAAGTTAGTTTAACTTGTAATAATAAAAACCCTAAGAAGAAGAAGGTTTTGTCGTATAGAGAGGCTGCCTCCAACAAGAAAAGATTTAGGTCAAGCAGGGAACAACAATTTTGGAAG AGTCAGAAGATGTGTCCATCATTGTATGAAGAAGAGCCTAAGGATGGAATGTATAACCTTAGGAAGAAGCTCAAGAAAAATAATAATGGGAGATTTTCATCTAAAAAATCCACATTTTCTATTCGTACTTCTTTAATTGCATCGTTGGATCCTGATGATTCTAAAGAACAACAAGAAAAAAAACATATGGTCAAAAAAGTGTCTAACAATTCCAAACAAAAATCATTTTTTGATCGACACGTGAGAGTAAAGCATGTGCCTATAGGTCCAAGACACCAAATTATGGTGCCGGAATGGAACGGCGGCGGCGCGGCTTCCTCGGAGAGTGACTCAAAGTGGTTTGGAACAAGAATATGGCCATTAAAAGATGGAATGAATCCTAGAGTTATGATTGAAAGGGATCCCATTGGAAAAGGAAGACAAGATTCATGTGGCTGCTCGGCACGAGGTTTAGTAGATTGTGTTGGATTTCATGTTGCTGAGAAAAGGACTAAACTCAAGCTTGAATTAG GTAGAGCTTTTTATGAGTTGGATTTGGACAAACCAAGAGCAGATACGAAAAGATTGTTaagtgaggaagaagaagaataa
- the LOC110267396 gene encoding uncharacterized protein LOC110267396 isoform X2: MSLSLSLSSSFILCFRLLVISQTKTLIKRPTNKIFISIFDSLFLSLETDIDGDQTMTTSKNIHSDNYVNLVSSSSSESSDEEDKGVPNQKYHHHDLDIDTTVCVLNQFILDDSILAEYGRKEGGDSSDDEIQVLKEFDVEDKKCGGCDDNDNNRKEAASNKKRFRSSREQQFWKSQKMCPSLYEEEPKDGMYNLRKKLKKNNNGRFSSKKSTFSIRTSLIASLDPDDSKEQQEKKHMVKKVSNNSKQKSFFDRHVRVKHVPIGPRHQIMVPEWNGGGAASSESDSKWFGTRIWPLKDGMNPRVMIERDPIGKGRQDSCGCSARGLVDCVGFHVAEKRTKLKLELGRAFYELDLDKPRADTKRLLSEEEEE, from the exons ATGTctttgtctctctctctctcttcgtctTTTATTCTCTGTTTTAGACTTTTAGTCATTTCTCAAACTAAAACACTCATCAAAAGACCCACCAATAAAATCTTCATTTCAATTTtcgattctctctttctctctctagaaactg ATATCGACGGTGATCAAACAATGACAACATCGAAAAATATTCATAGTGATAACTATGTGAATCTTGTGAGTTCATCATCATCAGagtcaagtgatgaggaagacaagGGAGTTCCTAACCAAAAATATCATCATCATGATCTGGATATAGATACAACGGTATGTGTATTGAATCAATTCATTCTCGATGACTCAATTCTCGCCGAGTATGGTAGAAAAGAAGGAGGAGATAGTAGTGACGATGAAATACAAGTGTTGAaggaatttgatgttgaagataaAAAATGTGGTGGTTGTGACGACAATGATAATAACAGAAAAG AGGCTGCCTCCAACAAGAAAAGATTTAGGTCAAGCAGGGAACAACAATTTTGGAAG AGTCAGAAGATGTGTCCATCATTGTATGAAGAAGAGCCTAAGGATGGAATGTATAACCTTAGGAAGAAGCTCAAGAAAAATAATAATGGGAGATTTTCATCTAAAAAATCCACATTTTCTATTCGTACTTCTTTAATTGCATCGTTGGATCCTGATGATTCTAAAGAACAACAAGAAAAAAAACATATGGTCAAAAAAGTGTCTAACAATTCCAAACAAAAATCATTTTTTGATCGACACGTGAGAGTAAAGCATGTGCCTATAGGTCCAAGACACCAAATTATGGTGCCGGAATGGAACGGCGGCGGCGCGGCTTCCTCGGAGAGTGACTCAAAGTGGTTTGGAACAAGAATATGGCCATTAAAAGATGGAATGAATCCTAGAGTTATGATTGAAAGGGATCCCATTGGAAAAGGAAGACAAGATTCATGTGGCTGCTCGGCACGAGGTTTAGTAGATTGTGTTGGATTTCATGTTGCTGAGAAAAGGACTAAACTCAAGCTTGAATTAG GTAGAGCTTTTTATGAGTTGGATTTGGACAAACCAAGAGCAGATACGAAAAGATTGTTaagtgaggaagaagaagaataa